One part of the Leptospira saintgironsiae genome encodes these proteins:
- a CDS encoding efflux RND transporter permease subunit translates to MNFAELSIKRPIFITCTVLIILVSGYLSLNKLGVDLFPNVTIPVVTVTVPYPGAAPNEIETLIAKPVEDELSTISGVKRIRSTCSEGSGTIILEFTLETDVKYAEQQVRDKVSAVKPKLPNDIKEPIIRRIDPADQPIIILALNANLSEAQIYDIANEEIKQNLLTAKDVGNITIYGGRKREIHVALDRQKLKQHMIPASVVSNRLASGGTNIPAGKVSKADSELVYRTINEFKSPQEIRDTPISLFGNEVPVRIGQLGEVVDTLEDESTRAYFNGKKAVFLLVFKQSGSNTVAVAQEVKKRIEELNKELARREGGAVLSIANDNSIQIDDNIYDVKETIIIGIALTIVVVLLFLGSVRSTIITGLALPNSLLGAFILMAVAGFTVNVMTLLALSLAVGLLIDDAIVVRENIFRHREMGKTAREASTEGTKEVTLAVIATTMTVIAVFLPIAFVSGVVGQFLREFGLTVCFALLISLYDALTIAPMLSAYFGGKISGSHAQAGHGHSSQEFLSVPTEGKKKKKNGATTTLEEIAFSKIRAQEAPKGIVSRVFSAVFELLKFVFGVLGRILSPVEKALDSVLSGFNVFQTWLENIYASVLKFTLKRPVFILSSAVLIFVASLMLTKYIPKTFLPAQDQGKFQVTLDMPPGTSVHKMAEIAQEAYKEISSHKEVKLVAMFNTNRTATMFVEMIPAKERNMNTSQFKDLLRKQLESFSYANPIVKDVDNVGGGQRPFTLVVSGQNGKVVEEYSRKLFEKLRESKALLDVDTSYRAGAPEFRVVPDRQREVLLGIPGTVIGTELRTLVEGTTPAVYRENGVEYDIRVRLKEGQRDLKDNFYNSFVPNFNNMMIPIQNVAKAEETTGLATINRMNRNQSVEIYADVNPDGPGMGGAMEEVSKLTQTELPLPPGVRIGYTGQAENFKEMGTSLGIAMGLGVLFIYMVLASLYESFITPIAIMLVLPLALCGAFIALFLTQKSLDIFSMIGLIMLIGVATKNSILLVDFTNQLIQRGVEMKEAIIEAGRERLRPILMTSFALIAGMAPIAIGLNEASKQRTSMGVAIIGGLISSTVLTLVVVPAAFSYIEKLNNLVRRNSPDPDAR, encoded by the coding sequence ATGAATTTTGCAGAGCTATCGATCAAACGACCGATATTTATTACCTGTACGGTTCTCATCATTCTTGTTTCGGGATATCTTTCCCTGAACAAGTTGGGTGTAGACCTTTTTCCTAACGTAACCATTCCGGTAGTCACAGTGACTGTGCCTTATCCAGGAGCGGCTCCTAACGAGATCGAAACTCTGATCGCAAAACCAGTGGAAGATGAACTTTCTACTATTTCCGGGGTGAAAAGGATCCGCTCTACTTGTAGTGAAGGATCTGGAACGATCATCCTTGAGTTTACCTTAGAGACCGACGTAAAATACGCGGAACAACAGGTGAGAGATAAGGTCTCTGCGGTAAAACCTAAACTACCAAATGATATCAAAGAACCTATCATCAGAAGGATAGACCCTGCGGATCAGCCAATCATCATTCTTGCATTGAATGCAAACTTGAGTGAAGCACAGATCTACGATATCGCTAACGAAGAGATCAAACAAAATCTTTTAACCGCTAAGGATGTGGGAAATATTACCATCTACGGTGGACGTAAAAGAGAGATCCATGTCGCTTTAGATCGCCAAAAATTAAAACAACATATGATCCCTGCTTCCGTGGTTTCCAATCGTTTGGCTTCCGGTGGAACAAATATCCCTGCAGGTAAAGTGAGTAAGGCGGATTCTGAGTTAGTATATAGAACTATTAATGAATTCAAATCTCCTCAAGAGATCAGAGACACTCCAATTTCCTTATTCGGGAACGAAGTTCCGGTTAGGATCGGACAATTGGGAGAAGTGGTAGATACGTTAGAGGATGAAAGTACTCGCGCGTACTTTAACGGTAAGAAGGCTGTCTTCTTATTAGTATTTAAACAATCAGGTTCGAATACTGTTGCGGTTGCCCAAGAAGTTAAGAAAAGAATTGAAGAACTAAATAAGGAACTTGCAAGAAGAGAAGGTGGCGCTGTCCTTTCTATCGCAAATGATAACTCCATTCAGATTGATGATAATATCTATGATGTAAAAGAAACAATCATCATTGGTATCGCCCTTACCATTGTAGTGGTGCTTTTATTCTTAGGAAGTGTAAGATCTACTATCATCACAGGGCTTGCATTGCCTAACTCACTTTTAGGTGCATTCATCTTGATGGCGGTTGCAGGATTTACTGTAAACGTAATGACACTTCTTGCTTTAAGCTTGGCCGTTGGACTTCTAATAGATGACGCGATCGTGGTTCGTGAGAATATTTTCCGACATAGGGAAATGGGTAAAACTGCAAGAGAAGCTTCTACAGAAGGAACTAAAGAGGTAACATTAGCAGTAATCGCGACTACAATGACTGTGATCGCAGTGTTCTTACCGATCGCATTCGTGAGCGGGGTAGTAGGACAGTTCTTAAGAGAATTCGGACTAACAGTTTGTTTTGCTCTTTTGATCTCTCTTTATGATGCACTTACAATTGCTCCAATGTTATCCGCTTATTTTGGCGGAAAAATTTCAGGATCACATGCACAAGCAGGTCATGGACATTCTTCACAGGAATTCTTAAGTGTTCCGACAGAAGGAAAGAAAAAAAAGAAGAATGGTGCAACGACCACTTTAGAAGAAATTGCATTCTCCAAGATAAGAGCACAAGAGGCTCCGAAAGGAATTGTTTCAAGAGTTTTCTCCGCTGTGTTCGAACTCTTGAAGTTTGTATTCGGAGTTTTAGGAAGAATTCTTTCTCCTGTAGAGAAGGCGTTGGATTCCGTCTTATCCGGATTTAACGTATTCCAAACTTGGTTAGAAAATATTTATGCGAGCGTTTTGAAATTCACCTTAAAACGTCCAGTGTTCATATTGAGCAGTGCGGTTTTGATCTTTGTCGCTAGCTTAATGCTGACCAAGTATATTCCGAAAACCTTCTTACCTGCTCAGGACCAAGGAAAATTCCAAGTCACCTTGGATATGCCTCCTGGTACTTCCGTACATAAAATGGCGGAGATCGCACAAGAAGCGTATAAAGAGATCTCATCTCATAAAGAAGTTAAATTGGTAGCTATGTTCAATACGAACAGGACTGCGACTATGTTCGTGGAAATGATCCCAGCGAAAGAAAGAAATATGAACACTTCTCAGTTCAAAGACCTTCTTCGTAAACAATTGGAATCATTCTCTTACGCAAATCCTATCGTAAAAGATGTGGATAACGTAGGTGGAGGACAAAGACCTTTCACCTTGGTTGTTAGCGGACAGAACGGAAAAGTTGTAGAAGAATATTCTAGAAAACTTTTCGAAAAATTAAGAGAATCTAAAGCACTTCTGGATGTGGATACAAGTTACAGAGCTGGTGCTCCAGAATTCAGAGTAGTACCGGATCGCCAAAGAGAAGTTCTACTTGGAATTCCTGGAACCGTGATCGGAACAGAATTAAGAACCTTGGTAGAAGGAACTACTCCTGCAGTTTATCGTGAGAATGGAGTAGAATACGATATTCGTGTTCGATTGAAAGAAGGACAGAGAGATTTGAAGGACAACTTCTATAATTCTTTTGTTCCTAATTTTAATAACATGATGATCCCTATCCAAAACGTTGCAAAGGCAGAAGAAACGACAGGTCTTGCAACTATTAACCGTATGAACAGAAACCAATCCGTTGAAATTTATGCCGACGTAAATCCGGATGGACCAGGTATGGGTGGGGCAATGGAAGAAGTTTCAAAACTTACACAAACAGAATTGCCTCTTCCTCCAGGAGTTCGTATCGGATATACAGGACAGGCTGAGAACTTTAAGGAGATGGGAACTTCTCTTGGAATTGCTATGGGACTTGGGGTGTTATTCATCTACATGGTTCTTGCTTCCTTGTATGAAAGTTTTATCACACCTATTGCGATCATGTTGGTTCTTCCTCTTGCGCTTTGTGGAGCGTTTATCGCTCTATTCTTAACCCAAAAGTCTTTGGATATATTCTCCATGATAGGGCTAATCATGCTCATCGGGGTGGCTACCAAGAACTCGATCTTACTCGTGGACTTCACGAACCAGCTCATACAAAGAGGTGTGGAAATGAAAGAAGCGATCATAGAGGCGGGAAGAGAACGTCTACGTCCGATCCTAATGACATCATTCGCTTTGATTGCAGGTATGGCTCCAATTGCGATTGGATTAAACGAAGCTTCCAAACAAAGGACAAGTATGGGTGTTGCGATCATAGGAGGATTGATCTCTTCTACCGTACTTACGTTAGTAGTGGTTCCGGCAGCATTCTCTTATATAGAGAAGTTGAACAATCTGGTCCGTAGAAATTCTCCGGATCCGGATGCCCGATAA
- the leuA2 gene encoding 2-isopropylmalate synthase LeuA2, translated as MILPGQGLKTPPVSPFFMDVTLRDGNQALRKPWNLEEKEIIFKRLVKLGVQGIEVGFASASKQDFEACSYLSSLAPENVAISSLSRAVEKEIDLSWEAIRKAPHPRIHIVYPISDFTIRNVLGISEKEVKENIIRSVSYARKLAGNYGEVQFSGEHFGDSLENMDFAVEAFQAALDAGADVVNLPNTVERYRPYLFVAMVRKVAESLPQGSKISVHTHNDLGMATATTVESFFAGATQLETALNGLGERAGNTNTYEVAIALHNCGVKVDLDLQTIYETSRIVSRMSGVPIPEKAPLIGDDVVAHRSGIHQDGVSKTKDMKKGAYRAFDANLIGRPEGDRIAFTSQSGKSAIYEILMQSGVSVSKEEASKLQPILKSISESSGGGELSIDEIKTELGKLRSIDASDRKLLRNN; from the coding sequence ATGATCTTACCCGGCCAGGGTTTGAAAACTCCACCTGTATCTCCATTCTTCATGGATGTTACATTAAGAGATGGCAACCAAGCATTACGCAAACCTTGGAATCTGGAAGAAAAAGAGATCATATTTAAGAGACTTGTAAAATTAGGAGTGCAAGGGATAGAAGTTGGATTTGCTTCTGCGAGCAAACAAGACTTCGAAGCATGCTCTTACCTTTCCTCTTTAGCTCCGGAGAATGTTGCGATCTCCAGTCTTTCCAGAGCTGTAGAGAAGGAGATAGATCTTTCCTGGGAAGCGATCCGAAAAGCACCTCATCCAAGGATTCATATAGTTTATCCAATCAGCGATTTTACGATCAGAAATGTATTGGGAATTTCTGAAAAAGAAGTTAAAGAAAATATAATACGATCCGTTTCTTACGCACGAAAATTGGCAGGAAATTACGGAGAAGTTCAATTCTCTGGAGAACATTTTGGTGATTCTTTAGAGAATATGGATTTTGCAGTGGAAGCATTTCAAGCCGCTTTGGATGCAGGAGCAGATGTTGTAAATCTTCCAAACACAGTAGAAAGATACAGACCATACTTGTTTGTTGCAATGGTCCGAAAAGTTGCAGAGTCATTACCTCAAGGAAGTAAAATTTCAGTACATACCCATAACGATTTGGGAATGGCAACCGCCACCACTGTGGAGAGTTTTTTCGCAGGAGCCACTCAATTGGAAACCGCATTAAACGGCTTGGGAGAAAGAGCCGGGAATACAAACACTTACGAAGTTGCAATCGCTCTTCATAATTGTGGTGTTAAAGTAGATTTGGATCTTCAGACAATCTATGAAACTTCCAGAATTGTTTCTCGTATGTCAGGAGTTCCAATCCCGGAAAAGGCTCCTTTGATTGGAGATGATGTAGTCGCTCATAGAAGCGGGATCCACCAAGACGGAGTTTCTAAAACAAAAGACATGAAGAAGGGAGCTTATCGCGCCTTCGATGCAAATCTGATTGGAAGACCAGAAGGAGATCGGATCGCCTTTACAAGCCAATCGGGTAAATCTGCAATTTATGAAATCCTAATGCAGTCTGGCGTATCAGTTTCTAAAGAAGAAGCTTCTAAATTGCAGCCTATTTTGAAATCAATCTCCGAAAGTTCAGGAGGAGGAGAATTGTCTATAGATGAGATCAAAACCGAATTGGGAAAATTAAGAAGTATCGATGCGTCGGATCGAAAATTACTACGGAATAACTGA
- a CDS encoding TetR/AcrR family transcriptional regulator has protein sequence MHSAVEQELTQEKDEVRERIFEKSFELFLRYGFAKTRMEEIARTLRISRKTLYKHFANKHELLKEVMTDKHLRIHGRIEGIFQDPDKSIKEKIQSMRGCLSSEIPHGMNEFLREIRDQAPDIWKQIQSLKEKNINRTMRKMIETGIKNGEIRSDVNPDIVLLIHSAASEAMFDPNFLAQTPYSIRDLVQELDNIIFYGIVKRDDI, from the coding sequence GTGCACAGCGCCGTGGAACAAGAACTAACCCAAGAGAAGGACGAGGTCCGTGAGAGAATATTCGAAAAATCGTTTGAACTATTTTTGCGATACGGTTTTGCGAAAACTCGAATGGAAGAGATCGCACGAACTCTTAGGATAAGTCGTAAAACACTTTATAAACACTTCGCCAACAAACATGAATTGTTAAAAGAAGTGATGACTGATAAACATCTCAGAATTCACGGACGTATCGAAGGTATCTTCCAAGACCCAGACAAATCCATTAAAGAAAAGATCCAATCAATGAGAGGTTGCCTCTCTTCCGAAATCCCCCACGGAATGAACGAATTTCTAAGAGAGATCCGTGACCAAGCACCTGATATTTGGAAACAAATCCAGTCTCTAAAAGAAAAAAATATAAATAGAACTATGAGAAAGATGATCGAGACCGGGATCAAGAACGGCGAAATTCGTTCTGATGTGAATCCTGATATCGTACTTCTGATCCACTCAGCAGCTTCCGAAGCGATGTTCGATCCAAACTTCTTAGCACAGACTCCGTATTCTATCCGAGATCTAGTCCAAGAGTTAGATAATATTATCTTTTATGGGATCGTAAAAAGAGACGATATCTAA
- a CDS encoding hybrid sensor histidine kinase/response regulator, translating into MNQIPADILTFIKFFEHSDGTAIYVNELLRDEKGKLENIKLQYCNDQGAKLLQMEKLSITGKNFTELRPDVPDIKPEIATFMNSICKAGSEWRGIRQSVLTGKYFDTTMLCPQDDWIISIAKDLHQEIKEKDIFREAAYRNEDAVYYLEPIFDDKGSITDFLYKDLNPAAEAEIGMPKEVAIGRNLCNLFPQNLELGTFDLYKTVYLTQQAEKKEYEIKDAQGTPGFYLLQISRVYEGLLISNKNITEIRNVENQLRIQKEQLEFTYLASNDGYWDYNIKTKQLFLSERWKTMLGFTDQEIPSDDPQVWRKLVHPKDLRIALSAFKRHQEEGTPRFDKVLRFKTKSGEYMFIRSRALIIEDENGEPTRIVGTHTDISAAKQSELALEKAKEKAEQADKAKSEFLGMISHEMRTPLNGIFGMATLLASSEMNPEQKEYLKDLSDSTEILSRLIDDLLQIITLDAAKMEIKEEPFEIKTFIDFIRILVEPKALEKNIEFKILISEKFPKVIIGDRTRIEQVLLNLITNSIKFTDKGSVTLSLDLEGADSILFKVKDTGIGIKEEARQRIFDAFHQEDLADTRKYKGVGLGLYIVKRLISRMKGDIRLHSEPGLGSEFSVILPLKMETETSLNPARIQSETVPTFSSSAVLIVDDNEINVKILAKHLSKTGIQSDSALSGREALKLLDTNEKKYDLILLDLQMPEMDGYHTADAIHALNSFNAKTPIVAVTASSFSEAYEKCVQHGIEGFIGKPFQPKQLYKVLTDFL; encoded by the coding sequence ATGAATCAGATCCCGGCAGACATTCTTACATTCATTAAGTTTTTTGAACATTCAGATGGGACTGCCATATACGTGAACGAACTTCTAAGGGACGAGAAAGGGAAACTCGAAAATATAAAACTCCAATACTGTAATGACCAAGGCGCTAAACTTTTACAAATGGAGAAGTTATCGATTACGGGAAAAAATTTCACGGAGTTAAGACCCGATGTCCCTGACATTAAACCTGAAATTGCCACTTTCATGAATTCCATTTGCAAGGCGGGATCCGAATGGAGAGGGATCCGTCAATCAGTTCTCACAGGAAAGTATTTTGACACTACTATGCTTTGCCCTCAGGATGATTGGATCATTTCCATCGCAAAAGATCTACACCAAGAAATAAAAGAAAAGGACATTTTTAGAGAAGCCGCCTATAGGAATGAGGATGCAGTTTATTATCTGGAACCTATTTTTGATGATAAAGGATCCATTACGGATTTCTTATATAAGGATTTAAATCCGGCGGCCGAAGCGGAGATAGGAATGCCCAAAGAGGTCGCGATCGGTAGGAACTTATGCAATCTATTTCCTCAAAACCTGGAATTAGGCACTTTCGATCTTTATAAGACCGTATACCTAACCCAGCAAGCTGAGAAAAAAGAATATGAGATCAAGGACGCTCAAGGAACCCCTGGGTTTTATTTACTTCAGATCAGCAGAGTGTATGAAGGACTTCTTATCAGTAATAAGAATATTACAGAAATTAGAAATGTAGAGAATCAACTCAGAATACAAAAAGAGCAATTGGAATTCACTTATCTCGCATCCAACGATGGATACTGGGATTATAATATTAAGACAAAACAACTTTTTCTATCTGAAAGATGGAAAACAATGCTCGGCTTTACTGACCAAGAGATTCCCTCAGATGATCCTCAGGTATGGAGAAAATTAGTACATCCTAAAGATTTGAGAATTGCACTTTCTGCATTCAAAAGACATCAGGAAGAAGGAACACCAAGATTCGATAAGGTTTTAAGATTTAAAACAAAATCTGGAGAATATATGTTCATTCGTTCCAGAGCTTTGATCATCGAAGACGAAAACGGGGAACCTACACGTATTGTAGGAACTCATACTGACATTTCCGCTGCAAAACAATCTGAGCTTGCTTTAGAAAAAGCAAAAGAAAAGGCAGAACAAGCAGACAAAGCCAAGTCCGAATTTTTAGGAATGATCTCTCATGAAATGAGAACTCCTTTAAACGGAATATTTGGAATGGCAACCCTTCTCGCAAGTTCCGAAATGAATCCGGAACAAAAGGAATATCTAAAAGATCTTTCGGATTCCACTGAAATTCTTTCCAGGCTGATCGACGATCTACTACAAATTATCACCTTGGATGCCGCAAAAATGGAGATCAAGGAAGAACCTTTCGAGATCAAAACGTTCATAGATTTTATTCGTATATTAGTAGAACCTAAAGCTTTAGAGAAGAATATAGAATTTAAGATACTCATATCCGAAAAATTCCCAAAAGTTATCATTGGGGATAGAACTAGGATTGAACAGGTATTATTGAACCTGATCACAAACTCGATCAAGTTTACAGACAAAGGTTCAGTCACACTTTCTTTAGATTTAGAAGGAGCCGATTCTATTCTATTCAAAGTAAAAGACACAGGTATAGGAATTAAGGAAGAAGCCAGACAAAGGATCTTTGATGCATTTCACCAAGAAGATCTGGCAGATACTCGCAAATACAAAGGTGTGGGGCTTGGACTTTATATAGTCAAAAGATTGATTTCCAGAATGAAAGGAGATATCCGTTTACATTCTGAACCTGGCCTCGGTTCAGAATTTTCTGTCATTCTTCCTTTAAAAATGGAAACAGAAACATCTCTTAATCCAGCACGAATCCAGTCGGAAACAGTTCCTACATTCTCTTCTAGTGCTGTGCTTATTGTAGATGATAACGAGATCAATGTGAAGATTCTCGCAAAACATTTGAGCAAAACAGGAATACAATCCGACTCTGCTTTAAGTGGCAGAGAAGCATTAAAACTTTTAGATACAAATGAAAAGAAATACGATCTAATCCTATTAGATCTACAAATGCCTGAGATGGATGGTTATCATACAGCGGACGCGATACATGCTTTAAATTCTTTTAATGCAAAAACTCCTATCGTTGCAGTCACTGCTAGTTCTTTCTCAGAAGCATATGAAAAATGCGTTCAACATGGGATAGAAGGTTTTATCGGCAAACCATTCCAACCAAAACAATTGTATAAAGTTCTTACCGATTTTCTCTGA
- a CDS encoding TetR/AcrR family transcriptional regulator — translation MDFAEKKNRLRVLLGASRVFQRKGYAKTRMEDLVEESKIGKKVLYEYYSNKEEVLKAAAEYRQTKAAFKLKRIRNNQALDFSKRFVKMRKELLDVCRPSHFALWKELQDQIPEIWRMVKAKRVQLIDTEIASFLEEGKKLGEFRADLRPDLFIMALIACSDAIYKWEQNPTERRANISELDNIFLYGIIRRGKETLKSS, via the coding sequence ATGGACTTCGCCGAGAAAAAAAATAGGCTCCGAGTTTTACTTGGGGCTTCTCGGGTTTTTCAACGCAAAGGTTATGCGAAAACTAGAATGGAGGACCTTGTAGAAGAGTCCAAAATCGGAAAAAAAGTCTTATACGAATATTATTCGAACAAAGAAGAAGTTTTAAAAGCGGCTGCCGAATATAGGCAAACCAAGGCGGCCTTTAAACTTAAAAGAATTCGAAACAATCAGGCTCTGGACTTTTCTAAACGATTCGTAAAGATGAGAAAGGAGCTACTGGACGTTTGTAGACCCAGCCATTTTGCATTATGGAAGGAATTGCAGGATCAAATTCCAGAAATATGGAGAATGGTGAAGGCGAAAAGGGTCCAATTAATAGATACTGAAATTGCAAGCTTCTTGGAAGAGGGGAAAAAATTAGGAGAATTCAGAGCGGACTTGAGGCCCGACTTGTTCATCATGGCATTAATCGCGTGTTCAGATGCGATTTACAAGTGGGAACAAAACCCGACCGAGCGTCGGGCCAATATATCCGAACTGGACAATATTTTTCTTTATGGCATAATACGCAGAGGAAAGGAGACGTTAAAATCGTCTTGA
- a CDS encoding phage holin family protein has protein sequence MYRLLFSVLLQSLVVVFVFPLIDSGFRVSNHVWDVIVIVLFFGFLNFVLRWFLVLVTFGVGYLVYLLTLGIAGLVVNAIVLFWIANIFPDKIFVPGFWAAFWGGAILTLANYVAKRESKEEYSRSDRKKKKSH, from the coding sequence ATGTACAGACTTCTTTTTTCCGTTTTACTACAATCCTTGGTAGTAGTATTCGTTTTCCCTCTGATCGATTCTGGATTTCGTGTCAGCAATCATGTCTGGGACGTAATAGTAATCGTTCTATTCTTCGGATTTTTAAATTTCGTATTAAGATGGTTTCTGGTCCTTGTCACTTTCGGTGTCGGGTATCTTGTTTATCTTCTGACCTTGGGGATTGCTGGCCTTGTGGTGAATGCCATTGTTCTATTCTGGATCGCTAATATATTCCCTGATAAAATATTCGTCCCTGGTTTTTGGGCCGCTTTCTGGGGAGGAGCAATCCTAACCTTGGCAAACTATGTGGCCAAAAGAGAAAGTAAGGAAGAATATTCCAGATCAGATCGTAAAAAGAAAAAATCCCATTAG
- a CDS encoding tetratricopeptide repeat protein, translated as MDPRLKTALDYLKKGDSNSAKSILISWTESEPNNPNAFFHLGMCLSQLGEMAPAESALQECIRLEPGHVQAWVGLGVLFARKKDKPKAEFHLSKALELDDNDVFAKKNLAAVYTGASKFDRALDLLKDLPESELADSPTLYALAICYVRTNRFEEARETFRKLEIVGIPDQVKKEYLQLKQLLEEKQFEQGGIWSFLKKEEDQ; from the coding sequence ATGGATCCAAGACTGAAAACCGCATTGGACTATCTGAAAAAAGGGGACTCTAATTCCGCAAAGTCCATATTGATATCTTGGACAGAGTCTGAGCCGAATAACCCTAATGCATTCTTTCATTTAGGAATGTGCCTTTCTCAATTAGGCGAGATGGCCCCTGCAGAATCCGCGCTGCAAGAATGTATTCGTTTGGAACCTGGACATGTTCAGGCCTGGGTAGGACTTGGAGTATTATTTGCTCGTAAGAAGGACAAACCTAAAGCGGAATTCCATCTTTCCAAAGCATTGGAATTAGATGATAATGATGTATTCGCCAAAAAGAATTTAGCCGCAGTTTATACGGGCGCTTCTAAATTTGATCGTGCATTAGATTTACTCAAAGATCTACCTGAATCGGAGCTTGCCGATTCCCCTACTTTATATGCATTAGCGATTTGTTATGTAAGAACAAATCGTTTTGAAGAAGCCAGAGAAACTTTCCGTAAGTTAGAGATCGTAGGGATACCAGACCAAGTCAAAAAAGAATATCTTCAACTTAAACAATTATTGGAAGAGAAACAATTCGAGCAGGGCGGTATCTGGAGTTTCCTGAAAAAAGAAGAAGATCAATAA
- a CDS encoding TolC family protein, whose product MKHKQNEATFRSVFYLGIFLSALSISGENRDDLEKEGVWTTTSLIRYSLENSVQAKMSRLDLENSEYDWEKENGKYNFIGTLTANTQKTNNLPLPQYTLQGREITSNTLSAGLSKVFNTGTTASLTVSDNRYETDAGKRPEQQGTIAQQFAQPSLHFANLGFTLKQELLKNIFGYQQRRSLEISRRSSAVRRLDAMNTLSRSVVQSLLSFWNLSLADENLRTAELLVKSVKNVKDITTSKVRMGVAEDYESGQWNALLISAENQHRQAKLEKDRVRRDLLVSLGKDPETKVNFALVLDDSLPSLGPEDSETEEAFKHRYDFKSLALQKQNAGAALEIAKNGLLPSLYVSGTYNSREYDRNFPQSFDGIGSGRFTQNSAEIKMDYPLGNDTARAEFRNSQTQSRKLDLLLEQTKEQVKTDVRQGLQKINTTYEILEESKKNLSQAEKFYSGILPRYRYGRATSVNVKNALDLVAQARYGLMQAKVNYNSALVQYELSKGTLFRKYGMDAEEVLNQNTGDQK is encoded by the coding sequence ATGAAACACAAACAGAATGAAGCAACCTTTCGCAGCGTATTCTACTTAGGCATTTTCCTAAGTGCTCTTTCTATCTCGGGAGAAAATCGAGATGATTTGGAGAAAGAAGGAGTTTGGACAACTACTTCTCTTATCCGTTATTCTTTAGAGAATTCAGTTCAGGCAAAGATGAGCCGACTGGATTTAGAAAACTCTGAATATGATTGGGAGAAGGAAAACGGTAAATATAATTTTATCGGGACCTTAACCGCTAATACTCAAAAGACGAATAACTTACCTTTACCTCAATATACTTTGCAAGGTAGAGAGATCACAAGTAATACACTCTCAGCAGGCTTATCAAAAGTTTTTAATACAGGAACTACTGCGAGTTTAACAGTTTCCGACAACCGTTATGAAACCGATGCGGGGAAAAGACCGGAACAACAAGGAACAATCGCACAACAATTCGCTCAGCCAAGCCTTCACTTTGCAAATCTTGGTTTCACTCTGAAGCAAGAATTATTGAAAAATATTTTCGGATACCAGCAAAGAAGATCTTTGGAGATCAGTAGGAGAAGTTCCGCAGTCCGAAGATTGGATGCGATGAACACTCTTTCCAGGTCAGTGGTCCAGTCTCTATTATCTTTTTGGAATTTATCCTTAGCTGACGAAAATCTCAGAACCGCAGAGCTTCTAGTCAAAAGTGTTAAGAATGTAAAAGATATTACTACTTCTAAAGTGCGTATGGGAGTTGCAGAAGATTACGAGTCCGGACAATGGAACGCTCTTTTGATCTCTGCTGAAAATCAACATAGACAAGCTAAATTAGAGAAGGATAGAGTTCGGAGAGATTTACTTGTTTCTCTCGGAAAAGATCCGGAAACCAAAGTAAACTTTGCTTTAGTTTTGGATGATTCTCTTCCTTCTTTAGGTCCAGAAGATTCAGAAACGGAAGAAGCCTTCAAACATAGATACGATTTCAAGAGTCTTGCATTACAAAAACAGAATGCGGGAGCCGCTTTAGAAATCGCTAAAAATGGATTATTACCTTCTCTTTATGTGAGTGGGACTTACAATTCTCGCGAATATGATCGCAATTTTCCTCAGAGTTTCGACGGGATCGGAAGCGGAAGATTTACCCAGAATTCCGCAGAAATCAAAATGGATTACCCTCTCGGTAACGATACTGCAAGAGCGGAATTTAGGAATTCACAAACACAAAGTAGAAAGCTGGATCTTCTTTTGGAACAAACAAAAGAGCAGGTCAAAACTGACGTAAGACAGGGGTTGCAAAAGATCAACACTACTTACGAGATCCTAGAAGAATCTAAAAAAAATCTCTCTCAAGCGGAGAAGTTTTACTCGGGCATTCTGCCCAGATACAGATACGGAAGAGCCACATCCGTAAATGTTAAGAACGCATTAGACCTGGTAGCTCAGGCTAGATACGGACTAATGCAGGCGAAAGTGAATTATAACTCGGCGCTAGTACAATACGAGCTCTCTAAAGGAACTCTATTCCGCAAATATGGAATGGATGCCGAAGAAGTTCTGAACCAAAATACCGGAGACCAAAAATGA